In Aliidongia dinghuensis, a single genomic region encodes these proteins:
- a CDS encoding ABC transporter ATP-binding protein yields the protein MTAARKVLDIRDLTIEFPVYGGAVRALDGITLSVGAGEIVGIVGESGCGKSVTAMLSLRLLPDGRYRVLNGDISLLGHDVLAAPEADLARLRGGQAAMVFQEPLTALNPTRRIGRQMIEVIRRHRPIDQAGARALAIRLLGDMRIADPAEVLERYPFELSGGMRQRVLIALAFSSDPAIVIADEPTTALDVTVQRQVMSLLRRRARQSNAAILFITHDMGLVSQYTDRVYVMYAGRVVETGATGSVLAAPAHPYTRALLQGLPDHAVAKAMLPAIPGNVPDLRHPPAGCGFAGRCAHAVARCSERPPLAPLDGEEGREAACWFASIQDHAP from the coding sequence ATGACCGCCGCCCGCAAGGTGCTCGACATCCGGGACCTCACCATCGAGTTCCCGGTCTATGGCGGTGCCGTCCGGGCGCTCGACGGCATCACCCTCTCGGTCGGGGCCGGCGAGATCGTCGGCATCGTCGGCGAATCCGGCTGCGGCAAGTCGGTCACCGCCATGCTGTCGCTGCGCCTGCTGCCGGACGGCCGCTACCGGGTGCTGAACGGCGATATCTCGCTGCTGGGTCACGACGTGCTTGCGGCACCGGAGGCGGATCTCGCCCGGCTGCGCGGCGGCCAGGCCGCCATGGTGTTCCAGGAACCGCTGACGGCGCTCAATCCGACCCGCCGCATCGGCCGGCAGATGATCGAGGTGATCCGCCGCCATCGGCCGATCGACCAGGCCGGCGCCAGGGCGCTCGCGATCCGGCTCTTGGGCGACATGCGCATCGCCGATCCGGCCGAGGTGCTGGAGCGCTATCCGTTCGAGCTGTCGGGCGGCATGCGCCAGCGCGTGCTGATCGCGCTCGCCTTTTCGAGCGACCCGGCCATCGTGATCGCCGACGAGCCGACGACGGCGCTGGACGTGACGGTCCAGCGGCAGGTCATGTCGCTGCTGCGCCGCCGGGCGCGCCAGTCGAATGCCGCCATCCTGTTCATCACCCACGACATGGGCCTGGTGTCGCAATACACCGACCGGGTCTACGTCATGTATGCCGGCCGGGTCGTCGAGACCGGCGCTACCGGGAGCGTGCTGGCGGCGCCGGCCCATCCCTACACCCGCGCCCTGCTCCAAGGCCTGCCCGACCATGCCGTTGCCAAGGCCATGCTGCCGGCCATTCCGGGCAACGTGCCGGACTTGCGGCATCCGCCGGCGGGGTGCGGCTTCGCCGGCCGCTGCGCCCATGCCGTGGCGCGCTGCAGCGAGCGGCCGCCGCTGGCCCC
- the ddpC gene encoding D,D-dipeptide ABC transporter permease, with product MADPTLASAVAARPARALFDWRYLAYRLRRSPLTIVGLAMILTVLVAIVLVPQVLPLEPNTVNLRARLAPPSAAHWFGTDEVGRDIFTRTIYGGRISVSIGFFVVILSGTVGSTIGGLSGVIGGRLDTIVMRLMDVLLSVPSLVLTMALAAALGPSLWNAMLAIALVRVPAYVRLARGQTLTIREAAYVKAARTFGARPWQILRWHVAANALPPIIVQATLDLGATILMASALSFIGLGAQPPAAEWGAMIAVARNYILDQWWYSAFPGAAILFTAIGFNLFGDGLRDLVDPKQKVR from the coding sequence ATGGCGGATCCTACTCTCGCTTCCGCCGTGGCGGCTCGGCCCGCACGCGCCTTGTTCGACTGGCGCTACCTCGCCTACCGGCTGCGGCGCAGCCCGCTCACCATCGTCGGCCTTGCGATGATCCTGACCGTCCTCGTGGCGATCGTCCTGGTGCCGCAGGTCCTGCCGCTTGAGCCCAACACGGTCAATCTGCGTGCGCGCCTCGCTCCGCCATCGGCCGCCCATTGGTTCGGCACCGACGAGGTCGGGCGCGACATCTTCACCCGCACGATCTACGGCGGCCGCATCTCGGTCTCGATCGGCTTCTTCGTCGTCATCCTGTCCGGCACCGTCGGCTCCACGATCGGCGGCCTGTCGGGCGTGATCGGCGGCCGGCTCGACACGATCGTCATGCGGCTCATGGACGTGCTGCTGTCGGTGCCGTCGCTGGTGCTGACCATGGCACTCGCGGCCGCCCTCGGGCCCAGCCTGTGGAATGCGATGCTGGCGATCGCCCTCGTCCGCGTCCCGGCCTACGTGCGCTTGGCGCGCGGCCAGACGCTGACGATCCGCGAGGCGGCCTACGTCAAGGCGGCGCGCACCTTCGGCGCCCGGCCCTGGCAGATCCTGCGCTGGCACGTGGCGGCCAATGCGCTGCCGCCGATCATAGTCCAGGCGACGCTCGACCTGGGCGCCACGATCCTGATGGCGTCGGCCTTAAGCTTCATCGGCCTCGGCGCCCAGCCGCCGGCGGCCGAATGGGGTGCCATGATCGCCGTCGCCCGCAATTACATCCTGGACCAATGGTGGTACTCGGCCTTTCCGGGTGCGGCCATCCTGTTCACGGCCATCGGCTTCAACCTGTTCGGCGACGGCTTGCGCGACCTCGTCGATCCCAAGCAGAAGGTGCGCTGA
- a CDS encoding ABC transporter permease produces MSFLNIIRRRLGFLILVVVGVSLITFAISHMIPGDPARLIAGERASDEIVAHIRETLRLDRPLWEQYAHYAEDLLHGDLGTSIRTGRPVADDIIAFFPATLELVVAALLFAVAVGVPLGVMSAVWRDRPVDHLVRTIAVTGISTPAFWLGLLIILCFYGRLHWLPAGGRIDQLIDPPRAITRFYLIDALMTGNGAAFLSSLTHIILPALTLGFVHVGVVARQIRSAMLDQLNEDYVRTAKAGGLSRWRVVLGHALPNALIPSVTVLGLAFGDLLYGAVLTETVFAWPGMGSYVVASIQALDFPAVMGFTIVVSFAYVLVNLAVDLVYLALDPRITEIG; encoded by the coding sequence ATGTCCTTTCTCAACATCATCCGGCGGCGCTTAGGATTCCTCATCCTCGTGGTCGTCGGCGTCTCGCTCATCACCTTCGCGATCTCGCACATGATCCCGGGCGATCCAGCACGGCTTATCGCCGGCGAGCGCGCCTCGGACGAGATCGTGGCCCATATCCGCGAGACGCTCAGGCTCGACCGGCCGCTCTGGGAGCAATATGCCCATTACGCCGAGGATCTCCTCCATGGCGACCTCGGCACTTCGATCCGCACCGGCCGCCCCGTGGCGGACGACATCATCGCCTTTTTCCCGGCGACGCTCGAACTGGTGGTGGCGGCGCTGCTGTTCGCCGTCGCGGTCGGCGTCCCGCTCGGCGTCATGTCGGCGGTCTGGCGCGACCGGCCGGTCGACCACCTGGTCCGCACCATCGCCGTGACCGGCATCTCGACCCCGGCCTTCTGGCTGGGCCTGCTCATCATCCTGTGCTTCTACGGCCGGCTGCACTGGCTGCCGGCCGGCGGGCGCATCGACCAGCTGATCGATCCGCCCCGGGCGATCACGCGGTTCTATCTGATCGACGCGCTCATGACCGGCAACGGCGCCGCCTTCCTGTCGAGCCTCACGCACATCATCCTGCCGGCGCTGACGCTGGGCTTCGTCCATGTCGGCGTCGTGGCGCGCCAGATCCGTTCCGCCATGCTCGACCAGCTGAACGAGGACTATGTCCGCACCGCAAAGGCCGGCGGGCTCAGCCGGTGGCGTGTCGTGCTGGGCCATGCGCTGCCGAACGCGCTCATCCCCTCGGTCACGGTGCTGGGCCTCGCTTTCGGCGACCTGCTCTACGGCGCGGTCCTGACCGAGACCGTGTTCGCCTGGCCCGGCATGGGCTCCTATGTCGTGGCTTCGATCCAGGCGCTCGATTTCCCGGCGGTCATGGGCTTCACCATCGTCGTCTCTTTCGCCTATGTGCTCGTCAATCTCGCGGTCGACCTGGTCTATCTGGCGCTCGACCCGCGCATCACGGAAATCGGCTGA
- a CDS encoding ABC transporter substrate-binding protein, producing the protein MPSKDRLNRAMLFAAALALAATTSPLALAATAKDVLVIGKSADPQTLDPAVTMDNNDWTITYPAYQRLVRYKTENGKGSTSVEGELATGWTVSPDNLTWDFKLKPGNSFADGTPVDAAAVKFSFERLFALKQGPSEAFPEGTVVTAVDPMTVRFQLKTPFAPFLYTLANDGAAIVDPKVMEHQTGSDQAQGWLSGHTAGSGPYQLTSWEKGQSIVLEPNPKYAGAKPAFSKVIVKFVAEASARRLQLEQGDLDIAESLPGDQLDALRKEGAGKGLVVEDYPSFLVTYLYLNNKRPPLDKPEVRQAIVDAVDDGGIIDGIMLGKAKPMTGPIPDGMWGADPALKPAAHDPAAAKALLKKAGVGSLKLNFLLSNKDPNWEPIALAVQANMAEVGGTVSLENIANATFRERLGKGDFDIAIGNWSPDFSDPYMFMNYWFDSTKQGLSGNRSFYSNPKVDELVRKAATLPNQAERTKLYQQAQKIVIADAAYVYLFQWNREVAMRSDVKGYVYNPMLEQIYNLGEMSKTK; encoded by the coding sequence ATGCCGTCCAAAGACAGACTGAACCGGGCCATGCTCTTCGCGGCCGCGTTGGCACTCGCCGCAACGACCTCGCCGCTGGCACTGGCGGCGACCGCCAAGGACGTCCTCGTCATCGGCAAGTCCGCCGATCCGCAGACGCTCGATCCGGCGGTCACCATGGACAACAATGACTGGACCATCACCTATCCGGCCTACCAGCGGCTGGTGCGCTACAAGACGGAGAACGGCAAGGGCTCGACCAGCGTCGAGGGCGAGCTTGCGACCGGCTGGACGGTCTCGCCGGACAACCTCACCTGGGACTTCAAGCTGAAGCCGGGCAACAGCTTCGCCGACGGCACGCCGGTCGATGCCGCCGCCGTCAAATTCTCGTTCGAGCGCCTGTTCGCCCTGAAGCAAGGCCCCTCGGAAGCCTTCCCGGAAGGTACGGTGGTCACCGCCGTCGACCCGATGACGGTTCGCTTCCAGCTGAAGACGCCGTTCGCGCCGTTCCTCTACACGCTCGCCAATGACGGTGCCGCGATCGTCGATCCCAAGGTGATGGAGCACCAGACGGGCAGCGACCAGGCCCAGGGCTGGCTCTCGGGCCACACCGCCGGCAGCGGCCCCTATCAGCTGACCAGCTGGGAGAAGGGTCAGAGCATCGTGCTCGAACCCAACCCGAAATATGCCGGGGCAAAGCCCGCCTTCTCCAAGGTCATCGTCAAGTTCGTGGCCGAGGCCTCGGCCCGCCGCCTGCAGCTCGAGCAGGGCGACCTCGACATCGCCGAGAGCCTGCCCGGCGACCAGCTCGACGCGCTGAGGAAGGAAGGGGCCGGCAAGGGCCTCGTGGTCGAGGACTACCCGAGCTTCCTTGTCACCTACCTCTATCTCAACAACAAGCGTCCGCCGCTCGACAAGCCCGAGGTGCGCCAGGCGATCGTCGATGCGGTCGACGACGGCGGCATCATCGACGGCATCATGCTGGGCAAGGCGAAGCCCATGACCGGCCCGATCCCCGACGGCATGTGGGGCGCCGATCCGGCGCTGAAGCCTGCCGCCCATGATCCGGCCGCGGCCAAGGCGCTCCTGAAGAAGGCGGGCGTCGGCTCGCTCAAGCTCAATTTCCTCTTGTCCAACAAGGACCCGAACTGGGAGCCGATCGCGCTCGCGGTCCAGGCCAACATGGCTGAGGTCGGCGGTACCGTCTCGCTCGAGAACATCGCCAACGCCACCTTCCGCGAGCGGCTGGGCAAGGGCGATTTCGACATCGCCATCGGCAATTGGAGCCCGGATTTCTCCGACCCCTACATGTTCATGAACTACTGGTTCGATTCGACGAAGCAGGGCCTGTCGGGCAATCGGTCGTTCTATTCGAACCCGAAGGTCGATGAGCTGGTGCGCAAGGCGGCGACCCTGCCGAACCAGGCGGAGCGGACCAAGCTCTACCAGCAGGCCCAGAAGATCGTCATCGCCGATGCCGCCTACGTCTATCTGTTCCAGTGGAACCGCGAGGTGGCGATGCGCTCCGACGTGAAGGGCTACGTCTACAACCCGATGCTGGAGCAGATCTACAATCTGGGTGAGATGTCCAAGACCAAGTGA
- a CDS encoding MurR/RpiR family transcriptional regulator, whose product MVDNLLAVIAERVAGLTKLEKRIAAYLTANPDAVLIETSAAIAERSGVSAMTVTRFFKKLGFENVAAARHVTKQHVYGPSASRIGSRFDEFQKTRASLDNDVQYQAAVASIRKVCDYRAKPIWQDITRLVAHADSVFVTGFQTMSYLATGLALRLGYVRPNVHELDGGDGVYAKILTDPSPRRTLILIDVFRYGRNGPVLAKAACERGADVIVFCDEFCHWAAEITPHVVALPADSDFLFRSALGIHFSLSLLTMDVADRLGDAVKRQLDLLSDAQELFGQYMK is encoded by the coding sequence ATGGTCGACAACCTGCTTGCGGTAATTGCCGAACGGGTCGCCGGGCTCACCAAGCTCGAAAAGCGGATCGCGGCCTATCTCACCGCCAACCCTGACGCCGTCCTGATCGAGACCAGCGCCGCCATCGCCGAACGGTCGGGCGTCAGCGCCATGACGGTCACCCGCTTCTTCAAGAAGCTGGGCTTCGAGAACGTGGCTGCGGCACGCCACGTGACGAAGCAGCATGTCTATGGCCCATCCGCGAGCCGGATCGGCAGCCGGTTCGACGAGTTCCAGAAGACCCGCGCCTCGCTCGACAATGACGTGCAGTACCAGGCGGCCGTGGCCTCGATCCGCAAGGTCTGCGATTACCGGGCGAAGCCGATCTGGCAGGACATCACACGGCTCGTGGCCCACGCCGACAGCGTGTTCGTCACCGGCTTCCAGACCATGAGCTATCTCGCGACCGGCCTGGCACTCAGGCTCGGCTACGTCCGGCCGAACGTCCATGAGCTCGACGGCGGCGACGGCGTCTATGCCAAGATCCTGACGGACCCGTCACCCCGCCGCACGCTGATCCTGATCGACGTGTTCCGGTATGGCCGGAACGGGCCTGTGCTGGCCAAGGCGGCCTGCGAGCGTGGTGCCGACGTCATCGTGTTCTGCGACGAATTCTGCCACTGGGCGGCCGAGATCACGCCCCATGTCGTGGCGCTGCCGGCCGATTCCGATTTCCTGTTCCGCTCGGCCCTCGGCATCCATTTCAGCCTGAGCCTCCTGACGATGGATGTCGCCGACCGGCTGGGCGACGCCGTCAAGCGCCAGCTCGACCTCCTGTCCGACGCCCAGGAGCTGTTCGGCCAATACATGAAATAA